A single region of the Methylocystis echinoides genome encodes:
- a CDS encoding PhzF family phenazine biosynthesis protein, with amino-acid sequence MTRILSYHLLDVFTDRRFSGNPLAVVEAADGLDVATMLAIAREFNLSETVFLLAPRDPVMSARIRIFTPARELPFAGHPTIGAAALLAETRAGDALARNGLVVALESVVGEVRCDVLRGRNGVTYAELAYPGLPHPGEGAPSNAALAEALSLAPADIGFDAHLPCRFAAGPAFLFVPLASRAALDRARRRPEAFAAVMGEAVGAWLYTRETVDPAAAIHARLFAHGLGFEEDPATGSAAVAFAAVAQAFERPDDGEHELFIEQGYAMGRPARITLRLWIESGALAQVAVGGQAVRVAEGKLRL; translated from the coding sequence GTGACCCGGATTCTTTCCTATCACCTGCTCGATGTCTTCACCGACCGGCGCTTCAGCGGCAATCCGCTCGCCGTCGTCGAGGCGGCCGACGGTCTCGACGTGGCGACCATGCTGGCCATCGCCCGCGAGTTCAATCTGAGCGAGACGGTCTTTCTGCTGGCGCCGCGCGATCCCGTCATGAGCGCCCGCATCCGGATTTTCACGCCCGCGCGGGAGCTGCCTTTCGCCGGCCATCCGACCATCGGCGCCGCCGCGCTTCTCGCCGAAACCCGCGCCGGCGACGCGCTGGCCCGCAACGGCCTCGTCGTGGCGCTGGAGAGCGTGGTGGGGGAAGTGCGTTGCGACGTCCTGCGCGGCCGAAACGGCGTAACTTACGCCGAGCTGGCCTATCCGGGCCTGCCGCATCCGGGTGAAGGGGCGCCGTCCAACGCGGCGCTCGCCGAGGCGCTGTCGCTCGCGCCCGCCGACATTGGCTTCGACGCCCATCTTCCCTGCCGCTTTGCGGCGGGGCCGGCTTTTCTCTTCGTTCCGCTCGCCTCGCGCGCGGCGCTGGATCGCGCCCGGCGCCGCCCGGAGGCCTTCGCGGCCGTCATGGGCGAGGCTGTGGGCGCCTGGCTCTATACGCGGGAGACGGTCGATCCCGCCGCCGCCATTCACGCGCGCCTGTTCGCCCATGGGCTCGGCTTCGAGGAAGATCCGGCGACCGGCTCGGCGGCGGTGGCTTTCGCCGCCGTGGCGCAGGCCTTCGAGCGACCCGATGACGGGGAACACGAGTTGTTCATCGAACAGGGCTACGCCATGGGCCGTCCGGCGCGGATCACCCTGCGCCTGTGGATCGAGAGCGGGGCGCTGGCGCAGGTCGCCGTCGGGGGGCAGGCTGTGCGCGTGGCTGAAGGGAAGCTGAGGCTTTAG
- a CDS encoding NUDIX hydrolase codes for MEPRFAEVDRLDCRLVSHRWTFAEEEAARIDAHWATRLARTPSMYDGPVLLARKAALEAESGARVLRVEAFETRFSRFLAWRDFGWPDASVYNFFAMPALRSSDGAWLVGEMGQAHSAAGQRYFPGGTPDPGDVTETGEVDLYGSLARELAEETGLPAREGVAAQGWTVIFDRQRVACLRRIDWPAPAAAIRERVRRFLDAEAEPELAAVHMLASGRHDDPRLPAFMTAFLARAAETG; via the coding sequence ATGGAACCGCGCTTCGCCGAGGTCGATCGGCTCGACTGCCGCCTCGTTTCGCACCGCTGGACCTTCGCCGAGGAGGAGGCCGCGCGGATTGACGCGCACTGGGCCACACGGCTCGCCCGCACGCCGTCCATGTACGATGGCCCGGTGCTGCTCGCGCGAAAAGCCGCCCTCGAGGCGGAGTCCGGCGCGCGCGTGCTGCGGGTGGAGGCGTTCGAGACGCGCTTTTCGCGCTTTCTCGCCTGGCGCGATTTCGGCTGGCCGGACGCGAGCGTCTACAACTTCTTCGCCATGCCGGCCCTGCGCTCCAGCGACGGCGCCTGGCTCGTCGGCGAGATGGGGCAGGCCCATTCGGCGGCCGGCCAGCGCTATTTTCCCGGCGGCACGCCGGACCCCGGCGACGTGACGGAGACGGGCGAGGTCGATCTCTATGGCAGTCTCGCGCGCGAACTCGCCGAGGAGACCGGGCTTCCCGCGCGGGAGGGCGTCGCGGCGCAGGGCTGGACCGTGATTTTCGACCGCCAGCGGGTCGCCTGCCTGCGGCGCATCGACTGGCCGGCGCCGGCGGCGGCGATTCGGGAACGGGTGCGCCGCTTTCTCGACGCGGAAGCCGAGCCGGAGCTTGCCGCGGTCCATATGCTGGCGTCCGGCCGCCATGACGATCCGCGCCTTCCCGCCTTCATGACGGCCTTTCTGGCCCGCGCCGCCGAGACGGGCTGA
- the aroB gene encoding 3-dehydroquinate synthase, producing the protein MIRPQTTSTPAAPPGGGDERASTIRAALAGRALVFVGMMGSGKSAIGQRLAARLGLPFVDADAEIVAAAAGMTIPEIFAKYGERYFRDGERRVIMRLLNAGEMVLATGGGAFMDPRTRERVSARGVSIWLDADHKTLMKRVRRKNDRPLLHTDDPEETLRRLLETRRPMYELADIRVESRDEPQDVMVEEVIDALVAQLPRIDAARKAQKKDFAKAMTHLHLERVHADQGATHRETIHVALAGRSYDILIGAGLVEEAGAHIARIAPGAACAIVTDENVARLHLPTLEKSLTDAGIRYTTIIVKPGEGSKSLATFGRVCDEVLAARIERRDLIVAFGGGVVGDLAGYVAASVRRGSRFVQIPTTLLSQVDSSVGGKTGINSPHGKNLIGAFHQPSLVLADVDVLRTLSLREYRAGYAEVVKYGLIGDKRFFEWLEADAEAVFHSRAEQICAVAVSCETKATIVARDETEQGDRALLNLGHTFGHAFELLTHYDSARLVHGEGVAIGMACAARFSARLGLCAPQDAERVAKHLASVGLPTEIRQIPGFDSDARAILDAMYQDKKVEGGALTFILMRGVGEAFIAKSVEPGEVLSFLNDELLRA; encoded by the coding sequence ATGATACGACCGCAAACCACTTCGACGCCGGCGGCGCCGCCCGGCGGGGGGGACGAGCGCGCCAGCACGATCCGTGCGGCGCTGGCCGGCCGCGCCCTGGTCTTCGTCGGCATGATGGGCTCTGGCAAGAGCGCCATCGGCCAGCGCCTCGCCGCGCGCCTCGGCCTGCCCTTCGTCGACGCCGACGCCGAAATCGTCGCGGCGGCCGCCGGCATGACCATCCCCGAAATCTTCGCCAAATATGGCGAGCGCTATTTCCGCGACGGCGAGCGGCGCGTCATCATGCGCCTTCTCAACGCCGGCGAGATGGTGCTCGCCACCGGCGGCGGCGCCTTCATGGACCCGCGCACCCGCGAGCGCGTCAGCGCGCGCGGCGTCTCCATCTGGCTCGACGCCGACCACAAGACGCTGATGAAGCGCGTGCGCCGCAAGAACGACCGTCCGCTGCTGCACACGGACGATCCCGAGGAGACGCTGCGCCGCCTGCTCGAAACACGCCGTCCGATGTACGAACTCGCCGACATTCGCGTCGAATCGCGTGACGAACCGCAGGACGTCATGGTCGAGGAGGTCATCGACGCGCTCGTCGCGCAACTGCCGCGCATCGACGCCGCGCGGAAAGCGCAAAAGAAGGATTTCGCCAAGGCCATGACTCATCTGCATCTGGAGCGCGTACATGCCGATCAGGGCGCGACCCATCGGGAAACGATCCATGTCGCGCTCGCCGGCCGCTCTTATGACATTCTCATCGGCGCCGGGCTCGTCGAGGAAGCGGGCGCCCATATCGCGCGCATCGCGCCGGGGGCCGCCTGCGCCATCGTCACCGACGAGAACGTCGCGCGGCTGCATCTGCCCACGCTCGAAAAAAGCCTGACGGACGCCGGGATTCGATACACCACAATCATCGTAAAGCCGGGCGAAGGCTCCAAGTCGCTTGCGACCTTCGGGCGCGTTTGCGACGAGGTTCTCGCCGCGCGGATCGAGCGACGCGATCTGATCGTCGCCTTCGGCGGCGGCGTCGTCGGCGATCTTGCGGGCTATGTGGCCGCGAGCGTGCGCCGCGGCTCGCGTTTCGTGCAGATTCCAACGACCCTGCTGTCGCAGGTCGATTCTTCCGTCGGCGGCAAGACCGGCATCAATTCGCCGCATGGCAAGAATCTCATCGGCGCCTTTCATCAGCCCTCCCTTGTGCTCGCCGATGTCGACGTGCTGCGCACGCTGTCGCTGCGCGAATATCGCGCCGGCTATGCCGAGGTGGTGAAATATGGGCTCATCGGCGACAAGCGTTTCTTCGAATGGCTGGAGGCGGACGCCGAGGCCGTCTTCCACAGCCGCGCCGAGCAGATTTGTGCGGTCGCGGTGAGCTGCGAGACCAAGGCGACGATCGTCGCCCGCGACGAGACCGAGCAGGGCGATCGCGCGCTGCTCAATCTCGGCCACACTTTCGGCCACGCCTTCGAGCTGCTGACGCATTATGACAGCGCGCGGCTCGTGCATGGCGAAGGCGTCGCCATCGGCATGGCCTGCGCCGCGCGCTTTTCGGCGCGGCTCGGGCTCTGCGCGCCGCAGGACGCCGAACGCGTGGCGAAGCATCTCGCCAGCGTCGGCCTGCCGACGGAAATCCGCCAGATACCGGGCTTCGACAGCGACGCGCGGGCGATTCTCGACGCCATGTACCAGGACAAGAAGGTCGAGGGCGGCGCGCTCACCTTCATTCTGATGCGCGGCGTCGGCGAGGCCTTCATCGCCAAATCCGTCGAGCCCGGCGAGGTCTTGAGCTTCCTCAACGACGAACTTTTGCGGGCGTAA
- a CDS encoding HlyC/CorC family transporter, translating into MHGLGGAGGAQFEWTDVLIVFLCVLLSAFFSGSETALTAASHARMHTLEKEGDRRAGAVNRLLRQRNRMIAALLLGSTLVNIGGSAFTTSVLTAIAGENGAVYATILMTVLLLVFAEVLPKTVAINYPDAMSLRVVTFITPFVLIFAPVLATVEWVVRGVLGVVGVELTHGRTMLSPYEELKGAVDILHEEGNVERAARDMFGGVLDLQVLHVADVMIHRTKMRTIDADLPPQQIVREVLASPFTRMPLWRERPDNFVGVLHSKDLLRALDAAGGDASKISIDDVMFAPWFVPEATTLEDQLEAFLKRKTHFALVVDEYGEVMGLVTLEDILEEIVGDIRDEHDLAVQGVRPQPDGSVLVDGAVPVRDLNRVMAWDLPDEEATTIAGLVIHEAGAIPEAGQVFTYHGFRFEVMRKIRNRVTALRVTPQDVAEG; encoded by the coding sequence ATGCATGGCCTTGGCGGCGCCGGCGGCGCGCAGTTCGAATGGACCGATGTCCTCATCGTCTTTCTCTGCGTGCTGCTCTCTGCGTTTTTCTCCGGCTCCGAAACGGCGCTGACGGCGGCTTCCCACGCGCGGATGCATACGCTGGAGAAGGAAGGCGACCGCCGCGCGGGGGCCGTCAACAGGCTGTTGCGCCAGCGCAACCGCATGATCGCGGCGCTGCTGCTCGGCAGCACGCTGGTCAATATCGGCGGGTCGGCCTTCACGACGAGCGTGCTCACCGCCATCGCCGGCGAGAATGGCGCTGTCTATGCGACCATTCTGATGACCGTGCTGCTGCTCGTCTTCGCGGAAGTCCTGCCCAAGACCGTGGCGATCAATTATCCCGACGCCATGTCGCTGCGCGTCGTCACCTTCATCACGCCTTTCGTGCTGATTTTCGCGCCGGTGCTGGCGACGGTGGAGTGGGTGGTGCGCGGGGTGCTCGGCGTCGTCGGCGTCGAACTCACCCACGGCCGCACCATGCTCTCGCCCTATGAAGAGCTGAAGGGGGCGGTCGACATTCTGCATGAGGAAGGCAATGTCGAGCGCGCCGCCCGCGACATGTTCGGCGGCGTGCTCGATCTGCAGGTGCTGCATGTGGCGGATGTGATGATCCATCGCACCAAGATGCGCACCATCGACGCCGATTTGCCGCCGCAGCAGATCGTGCGCGAAGTGCTCGCCTCGCCCTTCACGCGCATGCCCCTGTGGCGCGAACGGCCCGACAATTTCGTCGGCGTGCTGCACTCCAAGGATCTTTTGCGCGCGCTGGACGCGGCGGGGGGCGACGCGTCGAAAATCAGCATCGACGACGTGATGTTCGCCCCCTGGTTCGTGCCGGAGGCGACGACGCTCGAGGATCAGCTCGAAGCCTTCCTCAAGCGCAAGACGCATTTCGCGCTCGTCGTCGACGAATATGGCGAGGTGATGGGCCTCGTCACGCTCGAGGACATTCTCGAAGAGATCGTCGGCGACATTCGCGACGAGCACGATCTCGCCGTGCAGGGCGTCCGTCCGCAACCCGACGGCTCCGTGCTCGTCGACGGCGCCGTGCCGGTGCGCGACCTCAATCGCGTCATGGCCTGGGACCTTCCGGACGAGGAGGCGACGACGATCGCGGGGCTCGTCATTCACGAGGCCGGCGCGATTCCGGAAGCGGGGCAGGTGTTCACCTATCACGGCTTCCGCTTCGAGGTGATGCGCAAGATCAGGAACAGGGTCACGGCGCTGCGGGTGACGCCGCAGGATGTTGCGGAGGGGTAG
- a CDS encoding HWE histidine kinase domain-containing protein, giving the protein MSDPGFASAAQATPAWIAGAGAVIASLGVTLFLLFQREMARRQTAAATHSLAAFAHRLKAGAPPEWTPTGVEDVDDIARTLGEFDERLRRKRALLTQLNEEVIRSGGDGGRRGGSNGFNNQLRAIIDALPVGVLLAEAPSGRILEGNKALERILRGPIIYSENTESYRHWIAVHESGEPVAPQEYPLARALAGEERPTLECRHQRSDGSWGWINVVGSPIRNDRGETIAAIIAVTDIDELKSAEEHRRMMNMELHHRVNNSLAMIQGIANITARTATDFAGFRNSFSDRIQCLSRLSTLLVKRSWTETPVRELVTTALASDSPSMRDRISVSGDDIELRSEVALALGMALHELLSNAERHGALSAEDGRVTVAWRVADSEGRRLQVEWKEHGGPPVEPPSRTGVGQYLMKSVLTRQFGGDIDISYETDGVRATLTAEI; this is encoded by the coding sequence GTGTCTGACCCGGGCTTCGCTTCGGCCGCGCAGGCGACGCCGGCGTGGATCGCGGGCGCTGGCGCGGTTATCGCCTCGCTGGGCGTGACGCTCTTCCTGCTGTTTCAACGGGAAATGGCGCGCCGCCAGACGGCCGCCGCCACTCACAGCCTCGCCGCGTTCGCGCATCGGCTGAAGGCCGGCGCGCCGCCGGAATGGACGCCGACCGGCGTCGAGGACGTCGACGACATCGCCCGCACGCTCGGGGAGTTCGACGAGCGCCTGCGGCGCAAGCGCGCGCTGCTCACGCAACTCAATGAAGAGGTCATCCGCAGCGGCGGCGACGGCGGCAGGCGCGGCGGCTCGAACGGCTTCAACAATCAGTTGCGCGCGATCATCGACGCCCTCCCGGTCGGGGTCCTGCTCGCGGAAGCGCCGAGCGGCCGCATTCTGGAAGGCAACAAGGCGCTGGAGCGCATCCTGCGCGGACCGATCATCTATTCGGAAAACACCGAAAGCTACCGCCACTGGATCGCCGTGCACGAGAGCGGCGAACCGGTCGCGCCGCAGGAATATCCGCTCGCCCGCGCGCTTGCGGGGGAGGAGCGGCCGACGCTCGAATGTCGCCATCAGCGCTCGGACGGGAGCTGGGGCTGGATCAATGTCGTCGGCTCGCCGATCCGCAACGACCGTGGCGAAACCATTGCGGCGATCATCGCGGTGACGGACATCGACGAACTGAAGAGCGCCGAGGAGCATCGGCGCATGATGAATATGGAGCTGCATCACCGCGTCAATAATTCCCTCGCGATGATCCAGGGCATCGCCAACATCACCGCGCGGACGGCGACGGATTTCGCGGGCTTCCGAAACAGTTTTTCGGATCGCATCCAGTGCCTCAGCCGCCTGTCCACCCTGCTTGTGAAGCGGTCCTGGACGGAGACGCCGGTGCGGGAGCTTGTGACGACGGCGCTCGCCTCGGACAGCCCGTCGATGCGCGACCGCATCAGCGTCTCGGGGGACGATATCGAACTGCGCTCCGAAGTGGCGCTGGCGCTCGGCATGGCGCTGCACGAACTTTTGTCGAACGCCGAACGCCACGGCGCGCTCTCGGCCGAAGACGGCCGCGTCACGGTGGCGTGGCGCGTGGCCGACAGCGAGGGTCGGCGGCTGCAGGTGGAGTGGAAAGAACACGGCGGCCCGCCGGTCGAGCCGCCCAGCCGCACAGGCGTTGGTCAATATCTCATGAAGAGCGTGCTGACCCGTCAGTTCGGCGGCGACATCGACATCTCTTACGAGACGGACGGCGTGCGCGCGACGCTGACGGCGGAGATCTGA
- a CDS encoding sigma-70 family RNA polymerase sigma factor, with protein MTQASFGDEMVAQIPYLRAFAISLSGSYSVADDLVQDTLVKAWSHADSFEPGTNFRAWLVTILRNTYFSQYRKRSREVQDSDNVLAEQIPVKGGQESNVTMQDVQKALNKLAPEHREILLMIGITELSYEEAAQVCNIAVGTVKSRLNRARAKLAEHLGLNGAHEIDYDPTITGIAARKSSKAL; from the coding sequence ATGACCCAGGCTTCCTTCGGAGACGAAATGGTGGCGCAAATCCCTTATTTGCGCGCCTTCGCCATCTCTCTCTCGGGCTCATATAGCGTTGCCGACGATCTCGTCCAAGACACGCTCGTAAAGGCCTGGTCGCATGCCGACAGCTTCGAGCCGGGCACGAATTTCCGCGCCTGGCTGGTCACGATCCTGCGCAACACCTATTTCTCCCAGTATCGCAAGCGCTCGCGCGAGGTGCAGGACAGCGACAACGTCCTGGCCGAACAGATTCCGGTGAAGGGGGGCCAGGAGTCGAACGTCACCATGCAGGATGTGCAAAAGGCGTTGAACAAGCTCGCCCCGGAGCATCGCGAGATCCTGCTGATGATCGGCATCACCGAGCTCTCTTACGAAGAAGCCGCGCAGGTCTGCAACATCGCGGTCGGAACCGTGAAAAGCCGCCTGAACCGGGCCCGCGCCAAACTCGCGGAGCATCTCGGGCTGAATGGGGCGCATGAGATCGATTACGATCCGACCATCACGGGTATCGCCGCGAGAAAGAGCAGCAAGGCGCTTTAA
- a CDS encoding NepR family anti-sigma factor — protein MTQGKEHEQEKTLSLRPDGDGAQGDGLVETVDGVDGVYLEPHIQEQLGRVLRSFCDDLVQQPIPDKFVMLLAQLEAKQREKK, from the coding sequence ATGACTCAGGGAAAAGAACACGAGCAGGAGAAGACGCTGTCCTTGCGGCCGGACGGCGACGGCGCGCAAGGCGACGGTCTCGTTGAGACGGTCGACGGCGTGGATGGCGTCTATCTCGAGCCGCATATCCAGGAACAGCTGGGGCGTGTGCTGCGCTCATTCTGCGACGACCTCGTTCAACAGCCCATTCCCGACAAATTCGTCATGCTGCTCGCCCAGCTTGAAGCCAAACAGCGCGAGAAGAAATGA
- a CDS encoding response regulator, with protein sequence MNISREIAPHLPYLRRFARALCGTQKSGDAYVVATLEALVADIDAFPPNMSAKVGLYHLFMRCWSSITLNVEERPEDELSPAERNVSLLTPRSRQAFLLRTVEGFSVEDVAAILAVTPHEVDTLIEQAGREIAERVATDVLIIEDEALIAQDIEFIARDLGHNVIGIARTHREAVEIASGHHPGLILADIQLADGSSGLNAVNELLQTFDCPVIFITAFPERLLTGERPEPAFLISKPYKVDTVKATISQALFFERKATRVA encoded by the coding sequence ATGAACATCTCACGCGAGATCGCACCCCATCTTCCCTATCTTCGCCGTTTCGCGCGCGCGCTCTGCGGGACGCAGAAGAGCGGCGACGCCTATGTCGTGGCCACGCTCGAGGCGCTGGTCGCCGACATCGACGCCTTTCCGCCGAACATGTCGGCCAAGGTCGGGCTCTACCACCTCTTCATGCGCTGCTGGTCCTCCATCACGCTCAATGTCGAAGAGCGGCCGGAGGACGAGCTGTCGCCGGCGGAGCGCAACGTCAGCCTGCTGACGCCGCGCTCGCGGCAGGCCTTTTTGCTGCGCACGGTCGAAGGCTTTTCCGTCGAGGACGTCGCCGCCATCCTCGCGGTCACGCCGCATGAGGTCGACACGCTGATCGAGCAGGCCGGCCGCGAGATCGCCGAGCGGGTGGCGACCGATGTGCTCATCATCGAGGATGAGGCGCTGATCGCGCAGGACATCGAGTTCATCGCGCGCGACCTCGGCCACAATGTCATCGGCATCGCCCGCACGCACCGGGAGGCGGTCGAGATCGCAAGCGGCCACCACCCGGGTCTGATCCTTGCCGACATCCAGCTCGCCGACGGCAGCTCCGGCCTCAACGCCGTCAACGAGCTGTTGCAGACCTTCGACTGCCCGGTGATCTTCATCACCGCCTTCCCGGAGCGGCTCCTCACGGGCGAGCGGCCCGAGCCCGCCTTCCTCATCAGCAAGCCCTACAAGGTCGATACGGTGAAGGCGACGATTTCGCAGGCGCTGTTCTTCGAACGCAAGGCGACGCGGGTCGCGTGA
- a CDS encoding Dps family protein, whose protein sequence is MTHVSQSSDTERVSLNTPSDLSDEATALLAERINRLVADAYVLYLKTKNFHWHVSGPNFRDFHEMLDEQSEQILDSIDPLAERARKLGQPTLHSLSEILRLASLSENEKDFVSPYEMLVELMNDNVAIAKAMREAHGICDDWDDVATASLIEQYLDETEKRTWFLFEAARAADAGGH, encoded by the coding sequence ATGACCCATGTCTCGCAGAGCAGCGACACCGAGCGCGTGTCGCTCAACACGCCAAGCGACCTCTCCGATGAGGCCACGGCGCTGCTGGCGGAGCGGATCAACCGTCTCGTCGCCGACGCCTATGTGCTCTATCTCAAGACCAAGAATTTCCACTGGCACGTCAGCGGGCCGAATTTCCGCGATTTTCACGAGATGCTCGACGAGCAGAGCGAGCAGATTCTCGACTCCATCGATCCGCTCGCGGAGCGCGCGCGCAAACTCGGCCAGCCGACGCTGCATTCACTGAGCGAAATCCTTCGGCTCGCGTCGCTCAGTGAAAACGAAAAGGATTTCGTTTCGCCCTACGAGATGCTGGTGGAGCTGATGAACGACAATGTCGCGATCGCCAAGGCCATGCGCGAGGCGCATGGGATTTGCGATGACTGGGACGATGTCGCGACGGCGAGCCTGATCGAGCAATATCTCGACGAGACGGAGAAGCGCACCTGGTTCCTCTTCGAGGCCGCGCGCGCCGCGGACGCCGGCGGGCATTGA